The following proteins come from a genomic window of Hydractinia symbiolongicarpus strain clone_291-10 chromosome 2, HSymV2.1, whole genome shotgun sequence:
- the LOC130630340 gene encoding uncharacterized protein LOC130630340 translates to MKICILLACFLVGTFADEESDPTYGYGSGYGSGYGLGSYGGRGYGSGYGYGGVTGGHGGYGYGHKAYGDPTYSYGSGYGSGYGSGYGSGYGLGGSGGRGYGSGYGYGGVTGGHGGYGYGHKAYGDPSYGYGSGYGSGYGSGYGSGYGLGGSGGRGYGSGYGYGGVTGGHGGYGYGHKAYGDPSYGYGSGYGSGYGSGYTLGGHGGRGYGSGYGYGGARGSYGGYGYGHKAYGDEE, encoded by the exons ATGAAGATTTGCATCCTTCTTGCTTGCTTTCTCGTTGGAACATTTGCAG ATGAGGAAAGTGATCCAACATACGGATATGGAAGTGGATATGGAAGTGGATACGGACTTGGCAGTTATGGAGGACGAGGATATGGAAGCGGCTACGGATATGGAGGCGTAACCGGCGGACATGGCGGATATGGATATGGACACAAAGCATATGGTGACCCAACATACAGTTACGGAAGCGGATATGGAAGTGGTTATGGAAGTGGATATGGAAGTGGATACGGACTTGGTGGTTCTGGAGGACGAGGATATGGAAGCGGTTACGGATATGGAGGCGTAACAGGGGGGCATGGTGGGTATGGATATGGACACAAAGCATATGGTGACCCATCATACGGTTATGGAAGCGGATATGGAAGTGGATATGGAAGCGGATATGGAAGTGGATACGGACTTGGTGGTTCTGGAGGACGAGGATATGGAAGCGGTTACGGATATGGAGGCGTAACAGGTGGACATGGTGGTTATGGATATGGACACAAAGCATATGGTGACCCATCATACGGTTACGGAAGTGGTTATGGAAGTGGTTATGGAAGTGGATATACACTTGGTGGTCATGGAGGACGAGGATATGGAAGCGGATACGGTTATGGTGGTGCTCGTGGCAGTTATGGTGGATATGGCTACGGACATAAGGCATATGGAGAtgaagaataa
- the LOC130630016 gene encoding shematrin-like protein 1: protein MVSSSRNYKQASSRVGNTRFKMKLWILLACFLVGTLAVFAEEDVPSQDEDEESDPSTYTYKVYPYGKHGSRYGGYAGRRGGYGGYGSRYGGYGHGKYGVGYGSYGGRGYSGYGHKAYGDPSYKVYKSVYPYKKHGGRYGGYAGRLGGYGGRYGGYGRRYGGYGHGKYGVGYGSYGGRGYSGYGRKAYGDPSYKAYKSVYPYKKHGARYGGYAGRLGGYGGRYGGYGGRYGGYGHGKYGVGYGSYGGRGYSGYGRKAYGDPSYKVYKSVYPYKKHGGRYGGYAGRLGGYGGRYGGYGSRYGGYGHGKYGVGYGSYGTRGYSGYGHKAYGDPTYGYGSGYGYGGYGGRGYGSGYGYGGRGGYGGYGYGHKAYGDPTYGYGSGYGYGGYGGRGYRNGYGYGGRGGYGGYGYGRKAYGDEE, encoded by the exons ATGGTGTCGTCTTCGAGAAA CTATAAGCAGGCTTCTTCAAGAGTTGGAAACACCAG aTTCAAGATGAAGCTTTGGATACTTCTTGCTTGCTTCCTTGTTGGAACACTAGCTG taTTTGCAGAAGAAGATGTCCCCAGTCAGGATGAGG ACGAAGAGAGCGATCCTAGTACATATACCTACAAAGTTTATCCTTATGGCAAACACGGAAGTCGGTATGGCGGTTATGCAGGAAGACGTGGCGGATATGGTGGTTACGGAAGCCGATATGGAGGTTATGGACATGGTAAATACGGAGTGGGTTACGGAAGTTACGGAGGACGTGGATACTCTGGCTACGGACATAAAGCATATGGTGACCCATCCTACAAAGTATACAAGAGCGTCTATCCATACAAAAAACACGGAGGCAGGTATGGCGGTTATGCAGGAAGACTTGGTGGGTATGGCGGAAGATATGGTGGTTACGGACGCCGATATGGAGGTTATGGACATGGTAAATACGGAGTAGGTTACGGAAGCTACGGAGGACGTGGATACTCTGGATACGGACGTAAAGCATATGGCGATCCATCTTACAAAGCATACAAGAGCGTCTATCCTTACAAAAAACACGGAGCCAGATATGGCGGTTATGCAGGAAGACTTGGTGGGTATGGCGGAAGATATGGTGGTTACGGAGGCCGATATGGAGGTTATGGACATGGTAAATACGGAGTAGGTTATGGAAGCTACGGAGGACGTGGATACTCTGGTTACGGACGTAAAGCATATGGCGATCCATCTTATAAAGTATACAAGAGCGTCTATCCATACAAAAAACACGGAGGCAGATATGGCGGTTATGCTGGAAGACTTGGCGGGTATGGCGGAAGATATGGTGGTTACGGAAGCCGATATGGAGGTTATGGGCATGGTAAATACGGAGTAGGTTATGGAAGCTACGGAACACGTGGATATTCTGGTTACGGACACAAAGCATACGGTGATCCAACATACGGATACGGAAGCGGATACGGATATGGTGGTTATGGAGGACGCGGCTATGGAAGTGGTTATGGTTATGGTGGTCGAGGAGGATATGGTGGGTATGGCTACGGTCATAAAGCATACGGCGACCCTACTTACGGTTACGGAAGCGGATACGGATATGGTGGTTATGGTGGACGCGGCTATAGGAACGGTTATGGCTATGGTGGTCGAGGAGGATATGGTGGATACGGCTATGGACGCAAGGCGTATGGCGATgaagaataa